A genomic window from Anguilla rostrata isolate EN2019 chromosome 14, ASM1855537v3, whole genome shotgun sequence includes:
- the spag8 gene encoding sperm associated antigen 8, whose translation MNTSDDVDKTSPGKCLLDNWVEERATSFLDTEESKAHISKHGHKGIISMDLVSKAQDVTTVKEDFIPPVAPQIRQRGLREELLEKALYKTISQQVDEEFNPGPPPAEFISTTREDFKVPGFQSVPPSPSKEHDYKSDQAISFWSENYQKVQRVTAVRTSDTPFRKNAAFSTPIGQRLDDPVTPENSPDV comes from the exons atgaacacatcaGACGATGTGGATAAAACATCGCCAGGAAAATGTCTCTTGGATAATTGGGTGGAAGAG agggCCACATCATTTCTGGATACTGAGGAATCCAAAGCTCACATTTCCAAACATGGACACAAAGGGATTATTTCTATGGACCTGGTATCTAAAGCTCAAGATGTCACGACAGTGAAAGAGGATTTCATTCCCCCTGTGGCTCCTCAGATAAGACAGAGGG ggCTACGAGAAGAACTTTTAGAAAAAGCCCTTTACAAGACAATAAG CCAGCAGGTGGATGAAGAATTTAATCCtggtcctcctccagctgagTTTATCTCCACCACAAGAGAGGACTTCAAAGTACCTGGGTTTCAATCAgtacccccctctccctccaag GAACATGATTACAAAAGTGACCAGGCCATTTCTTTTTGGAGTGAGAACTATCAGAAGGTACAG CGTGTAACAGCAGTCAGGACAAGCGACACTCCATTCAGAAAGAATGCAGCATTCAGCACACCTATTGGTCAACGTCTAGATGATCCTGTGACACCTGAGAATAGTCCAGATGTCTGA